The Bradyrhizobium ottawaense genome window below encodes:
- a CDS encoding sensor histidine kinase → MSDGARRSGELVRGRSVRFRLLAIALLPMLVILPLLLGVAIYRWNAKFDAALISKVNGDLTIAHQYLARILEKTGVQIRALGLSARFQEVLAPDARGSLRDLLDETRKEIGLDFLYLTNDRGDVLASSPPLQHQPRGDWPIIMSALSGQVPATGVDIFGNDELAAISPALAERARLDLVPTPNAVPTDRSTETRGMVVHAASRAMLPDGGAAALVGGTLLNQNLEFIDTINDLVYRAASLPEGSQGTATLFLDDVRISTNVRLFEGRRALGTRVSAAVRSAVLGDGHTWLDSAFVVNDWYISAYEPLVDSYGKRVGMLYVGFLEKPFSEAKYQTLVIIIAAFIAITAATVPIFLRWATSIFMPLERVTATIGEVERGNLSARTKMPVLGDEIGRVAVHLDSLLDQIQERDRQLREWNEELNVRVLERTRDLEHANLKLEATTKQLIMSEKLAAIGEITAGVAHEINNPIAVMQGNLDVIRSVFGADADKAKVEFRLLDEQIHRISQIVTKLLQFARPEEYAGYVERHAPTSVISDCLPLVQHLLNKTEIAVVRDDRASRLVLMNRNELQQVLVNLIVNAIHAMPDGGTLTLRSFDAERDGHQGVAIEVTDTGIGMSADVIAKIFDPFYTTKRRQGTGLGLSISQTLIKRQGGQITAESHLGSGSTFTMWLPEAT, encoded by the coding sequence ATGTCTGATGGTGCCCGCCGCAGCGGTGAGCTCGTGCGGGGACGCTCCGTCCGATTCCGGTTGCTCGCGATCGCTCTGCTGCCGATGCTGGTCATCCTGCCGCTCCTGCTCGGCGTTGCGATCTATCGCTGGAACGCGAAATTCGACGCGGCCCTGATCTCCAAGGTGAACGGCGATCTCACCATCGCCCATCAATATCTCGCCCGCATCCTGGAAAAGACCGGCGTCCAGATCCGGGCGCTCGGCCTGTCGGCCCGCTTCCAGGAGGTGCTGGCGCCGGATGCGCGCGGCTCGCTGCGGGACCTGCTCGACGAGACCCGCAAGGAGATCGGTCTCGATTTCCTGTATCTGACCAACGATCGCGGCGACGTTCTGGCCTCATCGCCCCCGCTGCAGCATCAACCGAGAGGCGACTGGCCGATCATCATGTCGGCGCTGTCGGGTCAGGTCCCTGCGACCGGCGTCGATATTTTCGGCAATGACGAGCTGGCCGCAATTTCGCCGGCCCTGGCCGAGCGCGCGCGATTGGATCTCGTGCCGACCCCGAATGCGGTGCCGACCGACCGCAGCACGGAGACGCGCGGCATGGTCGTGCACGCGGCGAGCCGGGCGATGCTGCCTGACGGAGGCGCCGCTGCGCTGGTCGGCGGCACGCTGCTCAACCAGAATCTCGAATTCATCGACACGATCAACGATCTCGTCTACCGCGCTGCGAGCCTTCCGGAGGGCAGCCAGGGCACCGCGACGCTGTTCCTGGACGACGTGCGGATATCGACCAATGTCCGTCTGTTCGAGGGACGGCGCGCGCTCGGCACGCGCGTGTCGGCGGCGGTGCGCTCGGCCGTGCTGGGCGACGGGCACACCTGGCTCGACAGTGCTTTCGTGGTCAATGACTGGTACATCTCCGCTTACGAGCCGCTGGTCGACAGTTATGGCAAGCGGGTCGGCATGCTCTATGTCGGCTTTCTGGAGAAGCCGTTCAGCGAAGCCAAATACCAGACGTTGGTGATCATCATCGCAGCGTTCATCGCGATCACCGCCGCGACCGTACCGATCTTCCTGCGCTGGGCGACCTCCATCTTCATGCCGCTGGAGCGCGTCACGGCGACGATCGGCGAGGTGGAGCGCGGGAACCTCTCCGCCCGCACCAAGATGCCGGTGTTGGGTGACGAGATCGGCCGCGTCGCGGTTCATCTCGACAGCCTGCTCGACCAGATCCAGGAACGCGACCGGCAGCTCCGGGAATGGAATGAGGAACTGAACGTCCGCGTGCTGGAGCGCACTCGGGATCTCGAGCACGCCAATCTCAAGCTCGAGGCAACCACCAAGCAGCTCATCATGTCCGAGAAGCTGGCTGCGATCGGCGAGATCACCGCCGGCGTTGCGCACGAAATCAACAATCCGATCGCGGTGATGCAGGGCAATCTCGACGTCATCCGCAGCGTATTCGGGGCCGATGCCGACAAGGCGAAGGTCGAGTTTCGCCTGCTCGACGAGCAGATTCACCGCATCAGCCAGATCGTGACCAAGCTGCTGCAGTTTGCAAGGCCGGAGGAATATGCCGGCTATGTCGAGCGCCATGCGCCGACAAGCGTCATCTCCGACTGTCTGCCGCTGGTGCAGCATCTTCTGAACAAGACCGAGATCGCAGTGGTCAGGGACGACCGCGCCAGCCGGCTCGTGCTGATGAACCGGAACGAGCTGCAGCAGGTCCTGGTCAATCTCATCGTCAACGCGATCCACGCCATGCCGGACGGCGGAACCCTGACGCTCCGCTCCTTCGATGCCGAGCGCGACGGCCATCAAGGCGTCGCCATCGAGGTCACTGATACCGGCATCGGCATGAGCGCAGACGTGATCGCAAAGATTTTCGACCCCTTCTACACCACGAAACGGCGGCAAGGCACCGGACTGGGCCTCTCCATCAGCCAGACGCTGATCAAGCGTCAGGGCGGACAGATCACGGCCGAAAGCCACCTCGGTTCCGGGAGCACCTTCACGATGTGGCTGCCCGAAGCGACCTGA
- a CDS encoding OFA family MFS transporter, with protein sequence MTTADTVLAPVGASGFLDRERTIAKAGFNRWLVPPAALCIHLCIGMAYGFSVFWLPLSRSIGITQSKACPDISLWQELFTTTCDWKVASLGWMYTLFFVLLGVSAAIWGGWLERAGPRKAGFVAALCWGGGLLIGAFGVYVHQLWIMWLGAGVIGGVGLGLGYISPVSTLIKWFPDRRGMATGMAIMGFGGGAMIGAPLANLLINYFKTATDVGVWQTFVVMGVIYFIFMTIGAFSYRVTPPGWQPDGWTPPSEKKSMITEHHVHLNNAHKTPQFWLIWWVLCLNVSAGIGVIGMASPMLQEIFAGKLIGHPELTFSQLSVEQKASIAAIAAGFAGLLSLFNIGGRFFWASMSDLMGRKNTYYTFFILGIVLYALAPTFAAMGSKLLFVLGFGIILSMYGGGFATVPAYLADMFGTQFVGAIHGRLLTAWSTAGIIGPVVVNYIREFQLAAGVPRDQLYNTTMYILCAMLIAGLICNYLIKPVDPKWNMSHEEVARLQAASAKSEASVQHGSFGIGKGGLDANAALFWAFVGVPLAWGVWKTLESAVKIF encoded by the coding sequence ATGACGACTGCCGATACCGTTCTTGCACCGGTTGGTGCTTCCGGCTTCCTCGATCGTGAACGCACGATCGCGAAGGCCGGGTTCAATCGCTGGCTGGTGCCGCCGGCCGCGCTGTGCATCCATCTCTGCATCGGCATGGCCTACGGCTTCTCGGTGTTCTGGCTGCCGCTGTCGCGCTCGATCGGCATCACGCAGAGCAAGGCTTGCCCCGACATCTCGTTGTGGCAGGAGCTGTTCACCACGACGTGCGACTGGAAGGTCGCAAGCCTCGGCTGGATGTACACGCTGTTCTTCGTCCTGCTCGGCGTCTCTGCCGCGATTTGGGGCGGCTGGCTCGAGCGTGCCGGCCCGCGCAAGGCAGGTTTCGTTGCCGCGCTTTGCTGGGGCGGCGGCCTCTTGATCGGCGCCTTCGGCGTCTACGTCCATCAACTCTGGATCATGTGGCTCGGAGCCGGCGTCATCGGCGGCGTCGGGCTCGGCCTCGGCTATATCTCGCCGGTGTCGACGCTGATCAAATGGTTCCCCGATCGCCGCGGCATGGCGACGGGCATGGCCATCATGGGTTTTGGCGGTGGTGCGATGATCGGTGCGCCGCTCGCCAATCTGCTGATCAACTACTTCAAGACTGCAACGGATGTCGGCGTCTGGCAGACCTTCGTCGTGATGGGCGTGATCTATTTCATCTTCATGACGATCGGTGCCTTTTCGTATCGGGTGACGCCGCCCGGCTGGCAGCCCGATGGCTGGACGCCGCCGAGCGAGAAGAAGTCGATGATCACCGAGCACCATGTGCACCTCAACAACGCGCACAAGACGCCGCAATTCTGGCTGATCTGGTGGGTGCTCTGCTTGAATGTCTCGGCGGGTATCGGTGTGATCGGCATGGCCTCGCCCATGCTGCAGGAAATTTTCGCCGGCAAGTTGATCGGGCATCCGGAGCTGACGTTCAGCCAGCTTTCGGTCGAACAGAAGGCATCGATCGCGGCGATCGCCGCCGGCTTCGCCGGCCTGCTGTCGCTGTTCAATATCGGCGGCCGGTTCTTCTGGGCGTCGATGTCGGACCTCATGGGGCGCAAGAACACCTACTACACGTTTTTCATCCTCGGCATCGTGCTCTACGCGCTGGCGCCCACCTTCGCGGCGATGGGCTCGAAACTGCTGTTCGTGCTCGGGTTCGGCATCATCCTGTCGATGTACGGCGGCGGCTTCGCGACGGTGCCGGCCTATCTTGCCGACATGTTCGGAACCCAGTTCGTCGGCGCCATCCATGGCCGGTTGCTGACGGCATGGTCGACTGCCGGCATCATCGGTCCGGTCGTGGTCAACTACATCCGCGAGTTCCAGCTCGCGGCCGGTGTGCCGCGTGATCAGCTCTACAACACGACGATGTACATCCTGTGTGCCATGCTGATCGCCGGTTTGATCTGCAACTACCTGATCAAGCCGGTCGATCCGAAATGGAACATGAGCCACGAGGAGGTGGCCCGCCTGCAGGCGGCCAGTGCGAAGAGCGAGGCGTCGGTCCAGCACGGCTCGTTCGGCATCGGCAAGGGCGGTCTGGATGCCAATGCGGCGCTGTTCTGGGCCTTTGTTGGCGTGCCGCTCGCTTGGGGCGTCTGGAAGACGCTGGAGAGCGCGGTCAAGATCTTCTGA
- a CDS encoding NADH-ubiquinone oxidoreductase-F iron-sulfur binding region domain-containing protein: MSHDDVHKVRPFEHPGEGRKRAKATPKGRQVDPTAAHEIEQLLGDRPRRRDLLIEYLHLIQDRYHQISAAHLAALADEMKLAFAEVFETATFYAHFDVVKEGEPDIAPLTIRVCDSITCAMLGAEKLLEDLQSSSGPGIRVVRAPCVGRCDTAPAAEVGHNFVDHATVANVMAAAKAGDAHAHLPKYVDYDAYVADGGYKLLNRLRSGELSKDDLLKALDDASLRGLGGAGFPTGRKWRAVLGEPGPRLMAINGDEGEPGTFKDRVYLESDPHRFIEGMLIGAHVVQASDVYIYLRDEYPASREILEREIAKLPPGGPTLHMRRGAGAYICGEESSLLESIEGKRGLPRHKPPYPFQVGLFGLPTLINNIETLWWVRDIVEKGADWWKGHGRHERHGLRSFSVSGRVKNPGMKLAPAGITVRELIDEYCGGMADGHQFYAYLPGGASGGILPASMDDIPLDFGTLEKYGCFIGSAAIVILSQKDSVRAAALNLMKFFEDESCGQCTPCRVGTQKAALLMQKPVWNRALLEELSQAMRDASICGLGQAASNPLTTVIKYFPDEFKEAAE, from the coding sequence ATGAGCCACGACGACGTGCACAAGGTCCGCCCGTTCGAGCATCCCGGTGAGGGACGCAAGCGAGCCAAGGCCACGCCCAAGGGGCGGCAGGTCGATCCCACCGCCGCGCACGAGATCGAGCAGCTGCTCGGCGACAGGCCGCGGCGGCGTGATCTCCTGATCGAATATCTGCACCTGATCCAGGACAGATATCATCAGATCTCGGCCGCGCATCTGGCCGCGCTCGCCGACGAGATGAAGCTCGCCTTCGCCGAGGTGTTCGAGACCGCGACGTTCTACGCGCATTTCGACGTGGTGAAGGAAGGCGAGCCGGATATCGCCCCGCTGACGATCCGCGTCTGCGATTCTATCACCTGCGCGATGCTCGGGGCCGAGAAGCTGCTCGAGGATTTGCAGAGCTCATCGGGTCCTGGTATCCGCGTCGTCCGCGCGCCCTGCGTCGGCCGCTGCGACACCGCGCCAGCCGCGGAAGTCGGCCACAACTTCGTCGATCATGCGACCGTCGCCAATGTGATGGCGGCCGCGAAGGCCGGCGACGCCCACGCGCATCTGCCCAAATATGTCGACTACGACGCCTATGTCGCTGATGGCGGCTACAAGCTGCTCAACCGTTTGCGCTCGGGCGAGTTGTCCAAGGACGATCTGCTGAAGGCGCTCGACGACGCCTCGCTGCGCGGCCTTGGCGGCGCTGGCTTCCCGACGGGACGCAAATGGCGCGCGGTGCTCGGTGAACCCGGCCCGCGGCTGATGGCGATCAACGGCGACGAGGGCGAGCCCGGCACGTTCAAGGACCGCGTCTATCTCGAAAGCGACCCGCATCGCTTCATCGAGGGCATGCTGATCGGCGCGCATGTGGTGCAGGCCTCCGATGTCTATATCTACCTGCGCGACGAATATCCGGCCTCACGCGAGATCCTGGAGCGCGAGATCGCAAAGCTTCCTCCGGGCGGCCCGACGCTGCACATGCGCCGCGGCGCCGGCGCCTACATCTGCGGCGAGGAATCCTCGCTGCTGGAGAGCATCGAGGGCAAGCGCGGCCTGCCCAGGCACAAGCCGCCTTATCCGTTCCAGGTCGGCCTGTTCGGCCTGCCGACGCTGATCAACAACATCGAGACGCTGTGGTGGGTGCGCGACATCGTCGAGAAGGGCGCCGACTGGTGGAAGGGCCATGGTCGCCACGAGCGTCACGGCCTGCGCAGCTTCTCGGTCTCGGGCCGCGTGAAAAATCCCGGCATGAAGCTCGCACCCGCGGGCATCACCGTGCGCGAGCTGATCGACGAATATTGCGGCGGCATGGCCGATGGCCATCAATTCTATGCGTACCTGCCGGGCGGCGCGTCCGGCGGCATCCTGCCGGCGTCGATGGACGACATCCCGCTCGATTTCGGCACGCTGGAAAAATACGGCTGCTTCATCGGCTCGGCCGCGATCGTGATCCTGTCGCAGAAGGACAGCGTGCGTGCGGCGGCGCTGAACCTGATGAAGTTCTTCGAGGACGAGAGCTGCGGCCAGTGCACGCCGTGCCGCGTCGGAACCCAGAAGGCGGCGCTGCTGATGCAGAAGCCGGTGTGGAACCGCGCACTTCTGGAAGAATTGAGCCAGGCGATGCGCGATGCCTCGATTTGCGGGCTTGGACAGGCGGCATCGAATCCGCTGACCACCGTGATCAAATATTTCCCTGACGAGTTCAAGGAAGCGGCCGAATGA
- the fdhF gene encoding formate dehydrogenase subunit alpha, translating to MTKITFELDGKQVEANPGETIWQVAKRQGREIPHLCYSPAPDYRPDGNCRACMVEIEGERVLAASCKRTPSVGMKVKSESARAVSAQKMVMELLVADQPARETSHDPDSKFWHWAETTGVTESRFPAAERWATDASHPAMRVNLDACIQCGLCVRACREVQVNDVIGMAYRNHGSKIVFDFDDPMGESTCVACGECVQACPTGALMPAVMLDEKQTRVTYADKKVDSLCPFCGVGCQVTYEVKDEKVIYAEGRDGPANHNRLCVKGRFGFDYIHHPHRLTKPLVRLPNAKKDANDQVDPANPFTHFREASWEEALDIAAKGLVKIRDTNGVKALAGFGSAKGSNEEAYLFQKLVRTGFGSNNVDHCTRLCHASSVAALFEGLSSGAVSAPFSAAMDAEVIIVIGANPTVNHPVAATFIKNAVKQNGAKLFVMDPRRQTLSRHATKHLQFKPGSDVAMLNAMINTIITEGLTDDQYIAGYTEGFEDLKEKIKEFTPEKMEAICGVPAQTLREVARAYARAKSSIIFWGMGISQHVHGTDNARCLIALALITGQVGRPGTGLHPLRGQNNVQGASDAGLIPMFLPDYQPVGRDDLRGAFEKLWQQDLDPVRGLTVVEIMNAIHAGEIKGMYIEGENPAMSDPDLQHARHALAMLDHLVVQDLFVTETAFHADVILPASAFAEKEGSFTNTDRRVQLARQVIKPPGDARQDLWIIQEIGKRMGLPWNYAGPGDVFTEMAELMPSLKNITWERLVREGAVTYPVDGPDQPGNEIIFTTGFPTASGRGKIVPAKVIPPDEIPDAEYPMVLSTGRVLEHWHTGSMTRRAQVLDQIEPEAVAFMSPKDMHKKKLVPGDFIRLETRRGAVEVKVRSDRDVPENMVFMPFCYAEAAANLLTNPALDPFGKIPEFKFCAARAERAEMRDAAE from the coding sequence ATGACCAAGATTACGTTTGAGCTCGACGGCAAGCAGGTCGAAGCCAATCCCGGCGAGACGATCTGGCAAGTCGCAAAACGCCAGGGCCGCGAGATCCCGCATCTGTGCTATTCACCCGCGCCCGATTATCGGCCTGACGGCAATTGCCGTGCCTGCATGGTCGAGATCGAGGGCGAGCGCGTGCTGGCCGCGTCCTGCAAGCGTACGCCGTCGGTCGGCATGAAGGTGAAGTCCGAATCCGCGCGCGCGGTGTCGGCGCAGAAGATGGTGATGGAGCTGCTGGTCGCCGACCAGCCGGCGCGCGAGACTTCGCACGATCCGGATTCGAAGTTCTGGCACTGGGCCGAGACGACAGGCGTCACCGAGAGCCGCTTCCCGGCCGCCGAGCGCTGGGCAACCGACGCCAGCCATCCGGCGATGCGCGTCAACCTCGACGCCTGCATCCAGTGCGGCCTGTGCGTGCGCGCCTGCCGCGAGGTCCAGGTCAACGACGTCATCGGCATGGCTTATCGCAACCATGGCTCGAAGATCGTGTTCGACTTCGACGATCCCATGGGCGAGTCCACCTGCGTCGCCTGCGGCGAATGCGTTCAGGCCTGCCCGACCGGCGCATTGATGCCGGCCGTGATGCTCGACGAGAAGCAGACCCGCGTGACTTACGCGGACAAGAAGGTGGATTCGCTCTGCCCGTTCTGCGGCGTCGGCTGCCAGGTGACCTACGAGGTCAAGGACGAGAAGGTGATCTATGCCGAGGGCCGCGATGGCCCTGCCAATCACAACCGCCTCTGTGTGAAGGGCCGCTTCGGCTTCGACTACATCCACCATCCGCACCGCCTGACCAAGCCGCTGGTGCGGCTGCCCAATGCGAAGAAGGATGCCAACGACCAGGTCGATCCCGCCAATCCGTTCACGCATTTCCGCGAAGCGAGCTGGGAAGAGGCGCTCGACATCGCGGCCAAGGGTCTCGTCAAGATCCGCGACACGAACGGCGTGAAGGCGCTCGCCGGCTTCGGCTCGGCCAAGGGCTCGAACGAAGAGGCCTATCTGTTCCAGAAGCTGGTGCGCACCGGTTTCGGCTCCAACAATGTCGACCACTGCACCCGGCTGTGCCACGCCTCGTCGGTGGCGGCGCTGTTCGAAGGTCTCAGCTCGGGCGCCGTGTCGGCGCCGTTTTCCGCGGCGATGGACGCCGAGGTCATCATCGTGATCGGCGCCAACCCGACCGTAAACCATCCGGTCGCCGCGACCTTCATCAAGAACGCGGTCAAGCAGAACGGCGCCAAGCTGTTCGTGATGGACCCGCGCCGGCAGACGCTGTCGCGCCATGCGACCAAGCATCTGCAGTTCAAGCCCGGCTCCGACGTCGCCATGCTGAACGCGATGATCAACACGATCATCACTGAAGGCCTGACCGACGACCAGTACATCGCCGGCTACACCGAGGGTTTTGAGGACCTCAAGGAGAAGATCAAGGAATTCACGCCGGAGAAGATGGAGGCGATCTGCGGCGTCCCGGCGCAAACGCTGCGCGAGGTTGCGCGCGCCTATGCGCGGGCAAAATCGTCGATCATCTTCTGGGGCATGGGCATCAGCCAGCACGTCCACGGCACCGACAATGCGCGCTGCCTGATCGCGCTCGCGCTGATCACCGGCCAGGTTGGCCGCCCCGGCACCGGCCTGCATCCGCTGCGCGGCCAGAACAACGTGCAGGGCGCCTCCGATGCCGGCCTGATCCCGATGTTCCTGCCGGATTACCAGCCGGTCGGCCGCGACGACTTGCGCGGGGCCTTCGAGAAGCTGTGGCAGCAGGATCTCGATCCCGTGCGCGGCCTCACGGTGGTCGAGATCATGAACGCGATCCATGCCGGCGAGATCAAGGGCATGTATATCGAGGGCGAAAACCCCGCGATGTCGGACCCCGATCTCCAGCACGCGCGCCACGCGCTCGCCATGCTCGACCATCTCGTGGTGCAGGACCTCTTCGTGACCGAGACCGCGTTCCACGCCGACGTGATCCTGCCGGCCTCGGCCTTCGCCGAGAAGGAGGGCTCTTTCACCAACACCGATCGCCGCGTGCAACTCGCGCGCCAGGTGATCAAGCCGCCGGGCGATGCGCGACAGGATCTCTGGATCATTCAGGAGATCGGCAAGCGCATGGGCCTGCCGTGGAATTATGCCGGTCCCGGCGACGTCTTCACCGAGATGGCAGAGCTGATGCCGTCGCTGAAGAACATCACCTGGGAGCGGCTGGTGCGCGAAGGCGCGGTGACCTATCCGGTCGACGGTCCGGACCAGCCCGGCAACGAGATCATCTTCACCACGGGCTTCCCGACCGCGAGCGGCCGCGGCAAGATCGTGCCGGCCAAGGTCATCCCGCCCGACGAGATCCCCGACGCCGAATATCCGATGGTGCTGTCGACCGGCCGCGTGCTGGAGCACTGGCACACCGGCTCGATGACCCGCCGCGCGCAGGTGCTGGACCAGATCGAGCCCGAGGCGGTCGCGTTCATGTCGCCGAAGGACATGCACAAGAAGAAGCTGGTGCCGGGCGATTTCATTCGCCTGGAGACTCGCCGCGGCGCCGTCGAGGTCAAGGTCCGCTCCGACCGCGACGTGCCGGAGAACATGGTGTTCATGCCGTTCTGCTACGCAGAGGCGGCGGCGAACCTGTTGACCAACCCGGCGCTCGATCCGTTCGGCAAGATCCCGGAATTCAAGTTCTGCGCGGCCAGAGCCGAACGCGCGGAGATGCGGGACGCGGCGGAGTAG
- a CDS encoding sulfurtransferase TusA family protein produces MTRTTLDLTGLKCPLPALKTRKALKPLQPGDQLEVHCTDPLSVIDIPNLIRETGDKVEITERNEARIVFLVEKSDAP; encoded by the coding sequence ATGACCAGAACGACGCTCGATCTCACCGGACTGAAATGCCCGCTGCCCGCCCTGAAGACGCGCAAGGCGCTCAAGCCGTTGCAGCCGGGCGATCAGCTCGAGGTCCACTGCACCGATCCCTTGTCGGTGATTGACATTCCGAACCTGATCCGCGAGACCGGCGACAAGGTCGAGATCACCGAGCGCAACGAGGCGCGCATCGTGTTCCTGGTCGAAAAGAGCGACGCCCCGTAG
- a CDS encoding sigma-54-dependent transcriptional regulator: MTFSTSRASAAAGPAAGREPAVKPGKTAAGPEFGALAQASILIVDDEPGMRNFLVRTLGPRCKLVDEAADTDQASRKLDSNRYDVVILDNIMPGKNGVDWLAEQRAVGFFADAILITAYADLDTAIQALRAGAADFVLKPFRSNQILNAVARCLDRVRLQRENYVLRYALRASSDRTFLRDNLIGQSAATLRVRETIARVARLPTSVLLTGASGTGKEVAARSIHSLSDRADKPFVPVNCAAIPPEMIEAELFGHIKGAFTGADSGREGLFLYAHGGTLFLDEIGELPLPMQSKLLRVLEDRRVRPVGSEREVPVDLRFIFATNAELQKEVEKGRFRADLFYRLNVMQIHLPLLKDRGDDVQELAAIFMSKLSAQLGMPPVPIDASVRAALASYDWPGNVRELRNLIERTLILGAFPDDFAGPRNDGQSAPADSLAELERRHILGVLKEANGNREEAARRLGISRKTIDRKCALWDV, translated from the coding sequence ATGACTTTCTCAACATCGAGGGCAAGCGCTGCCGCAGGTCCCGCGGCGGGCCGCGAGCCTGCCGTCAAGCCCGGCAAGACGGCTGCAGGGCCGGAGTTCGGCGCGCTGGCGCAGGCCTCGATCCTGATCGTCGACGACGAGCCGGGCATGCGCAATTTCCTGGTGCGCACGCTTGGACCGCGCTGCAAGCTGGTGGACGAGGCGGCCGATACCGACCAGGCCTCGCGCAAGCTCGATTCCAACCGCTACGACGTCGTCATTCTCGACAACATCATGCCAGGCAAGAACGGCGTCGATTGGCTCGCCGAGCAGCGCGCCGTCGGCTTTTTCGCCGACGCCATCCTGATCACCGCTTATGCCGACCTCGACACCGCGATCCAGGCCCTGCGCGCTGGTGCGGCCGATTTCGTGCTCAAGCCGTTCCGCTCCAACCAGATCCTCAACGCGGTGGCACGATGCCTCGACCGTGTCCGCCTCCAGCGCGAGAACTATGTCCTGCGCTATGCCCTGCGTGCCTCGTCCGACCGCACCTTTCTGCGCGACAATCTGATCGGACAATCGGCAGCGACGCTGCGCGTGCGTGAGACCATCGCGCGCGTCGCACGCCTGCCGACCTCGGTTCTCCTCACCGGCGCATCCGGCACCGGCAAGGAAGTGGCAGCACGCTCGATCCACTCGTTGTCCGACCGCGCCGATAAGCCCTTCGTGCCCGTCAATTGCGCGGCGATCCCGCCCGAGATGATCGAGGCGGAGCTGTTCGGACACATCAAGGGCGCCTTCACCGGCGCCGATTCGGGGCGTGAGGGCTTGTTCCTGTACGCGCATGGCGGCACGCTGTTCCTCGACGAGATCGGGGAGCTGCCGCTGCCGATGCAGAGCAAGCTGCTTCGCGTGCTCGAAGACCGCCGCGTCCGTCCGGTGGGCTCCGAGCGTGAAGTTCCGGTCGACCTGCGTTTCATCTTCGCAACCAATGCCGAGCTTCAGAAAGAGGTCGAGAAGGGCCGTTTCCGAGCCGATCTGTTCTACCGGCTCAACGTGATGCAGATTCACCTGCCGCTCCTGAAGGATCGCGGCGATGACGTGCAGGAGCTTGCCGCCATCTTCATGAGCAAGCTGTCGGCTCAGCTCGGCATGCCGCCGGTGCCGATCGACGCCTCGGTGCGGGCGGCGCTCGCAAGCTATGACTGGCCGGGCAATGTGCGCGAGCTGCGCAATTTGATCGAACGCACGCTGATCCTCGGCGCCTTCCCCGACGATTTCGCCGGTCCCCGCAACGACGGTCAGTCGGCACCTGCCGACAGTCTCGCCGAGCTCGAGCGCCGTCACATCCTCGGTGTGCTGAAGGAGGCCAACGGCAATCGCGAGGAGGCGGCGCGGCGTCTCGGTATCTCGCGCAAGACCATCGACCGCAAATGCGCGTTATGGGATGTCTGA